ACGTTAATGCCGCCGAAAATAGCTTGATAGTGACGGGAAGAGTGAAATGCATTTCAGGTTGAGGTGTCAATAAATAGTGAACCCATAAACTTGCGGCAGTGAGCAAAACAAAGACCGTGATTCCGTTAAATCCCCGGGCATATTTATTGGTGACCGTACAATACGTCGCCCAAATAAACGCCCCCAGAAAGGCGAGAAAATAGCTTAATGGGCTGGTGGCGACATTGCTTATTATTTCACCAGGATTGAGTCCATTTTCACCGCCTAATACCCAACAGACACCGGTCAACGCCACAATTAATCCAGGAATGACCAACCAGGTTGTTTTTTGTCCATTAAATAAAATGGCGAAAAGAATCGTCAGGCTGGGCCATAAATAGTTGACCATGCCGACCTCAATGGCCTGATGCCGCGTCACCGCATAACCCAGCGACAGTGCCAGGCATATTTCGTAAGTAACGAAAAGGAAACTGCCAGCGATTAAATAACGAACAGGGAAGTGACGAATATTAGGAAAACCGACAGTAAAAATAAGCAACAGTCCGCTTAATGAATAGATCATTGCCGCGCCGCCCACCGGCCCAAGTCCTTCACTCACGCCACGAATCAACCCCACCATGGTACTCCAGAGCACGATGGCAATCAGTCCAATTAGCGTTGCTTTTTTTCTCGTCATTCTGTTCGTCTGTCCTCGTTCCTATTCATTAAAGAAGCTGAAATTTATAGCACTTTTAAACTGTCGGGCGTTAATAAATCGTCCAGCCCAATACTTCTTTGTGGGTATAAATGTTCGGCAAACGGCACTATTTAGTAGCGGAACCGATTCGTTATTGATTTGACGCAAAAAAGATATGGTCATAGCTGTTAGTTTCGTCGCGAAGTTACATCCCTGTAAAAAAGAGGAAAGCAATGGACGTCAGCCGCAGACAATTTTTTAAAATCTGCGCGGGCGGTATGGCAGGAACAACAGTCGCAGCGCTTGGTTTTGCACCTAAGTCTGCACTGGCTCAGGCGCGTAATTACAAACTGCTGCGCGCCAAAGAGATCCGAAACTCCTGCACATACTGTTCCGTGGGATGCGGGCTATTAATGTATAGCCTCGGAGATGGAGCCAAAAACGCGAAGGAAGCGATTTACCATATTGAAGGGGACCCGGACCATCCGGTAAGCCGTGGGGCATTATGTCCTAAAGGCGCGGGTCTGCTGGACTATGTTCACAGTGAAAACCGCCTGCGTTATCCACAATATCGCGCGGCGGGTTCAGACAAATGGCAGCGTATCAGTTGGGATGAGGCGTTCTCCCGTATCGCAAAACTGATGAAAGCTGACCGTGACGCCAACTTTATTGAAAAGAACGAGCAGGGCGTCACCGTCAACCGCTGGTTGTCTACCGGGATGCTTTGCGCCTCTGCGGCAAGTAATGAAACCGGTATGCTGACGCAAAAATTTGTGCGCTCTCTCGGCATGCTGGCAGTCGACAACCAGGCACGCGTCTGACACGGACCAACGGTAGCAAGTCTTGCTCCAACATTTGGTCGCGGTGCGATGACCAACCACTGGGTTGATATCAAAAACGCCAACGTCGTGATGGTGATGGGCGGTAACGCCGCTGAAGCACATCCGGTGGGATTCCGCTGGGCGATGGAAGCGAAGAATAATAATGATGCGACATTAATTGTTGTCGATCCTCGCTTTACGCGTACAGCGTCGGTTGCAGATATCTATGCGCCGATCCGTTCCGGTACGGACATTACGTTCCTGTCTGGCGTTCTGCTGTACCTGATCGAAAATCAGAAAATCAACGCGGAGTACGTGAAGCATTACACCAACGCCAGCCTGCTGGTACGGGATGATTTTGCTTTCGACGACGGCCTGTTTAGCGGCTACGACGCGAAAAAACGTCAGTATGATAAGTCATCATGGAACTATCAGTTCGATGAAAACGGCTATGCAAAACGTGATGACACGCTGAGTCACCCGCGCTGCGTGTGGAACTTGCTCAAACAGCACGTTTCCCGTTATACGCCGGATGTGGTGGAAAACATCTGCGGTACGCCAAAAGCCGATTTCCTGAAAGTGTGTGAAGTGTTAGCCTCCACCAGCGCGGCCGACCGTACGACCACCTTCCTTTATGCATTGGGGTGGACGCAACACACCGTCGGGGCGCAGAACATTCGTACGATGGCGATGATCCAGTTGCTGCTCGGCAACATGGGCATGGCTGGCGGCGGCGTGAACGCCTTGCGCGGTCACTCCAACATTCAGGGCTTAACGGATTTAGGTCTTCTTTCTACCAGTCTGAGCGGTTATCTGACGCTGCCGTCAGAGAAACAGACCGATCTGCAAACCTATCTGCAGGCCAACACGCCGAAAGCGACGCTGGCCGACCAGGTGAACTACTGGGGCAACTATCCGAAGTTTTTCGTCAGCCTGATGAAATCGTTCTACGGCGACGCGGCGCAAAAAGAGAATGACTGGGGATTTGAGTGGCTGCCGAAATGGGATCAGTCCTACGACGTCATTAAATACTTCAACATGATGGATAGCGGTAAAGTGACCGGCTACATCTGTCAGGGCTTCAACCCGGTGGCGTCCTTCCCGGACAAAAACAAAGTGGTGCAATCCCTGAGTAAGTTGAAGTACATGGTCGTTATCGATCCGCTGGTGACAGAGACTTCAACGTTCTGGCAGAACCACGGCGAGTCAAACGATGTCGACCCGGCGTCGATTCAGACCGAAGTGTTCCGTCTGCCGTCCACCTGTTTTGCGGAAGAAGATGGCTCGATTGCCAACTCCGGTCGCTGGCTGCAGTGGCACTGGAAAGGCCAGGATGCGCCGGGCGAAGCCCGCAATGACGGCGAAATTCTGGCGGGTATTTACCATTGTCTGCGCGATCTCTACCGCAACGAAGGCGGTAAAGGCGTAGAGCCGCTGCTGAAAATGAGCTGGAACTACAAGCAGCCAGACCATCCGGAATCCGAAGAGGTCGCCAAAGAAAACAACGGCTATGCGCTGGCCGATCTCTATGACGCCAACGGTGTGCTGATCGCGAAGAAAGGTCAGCTACTGAGCAGTTTTGCTCAGCTGCGCGATGACGGTACCACGGCCTCCTCCTGCTGGATTTATACCGGTAGCTGGACGGAGCAGGGCAACCAGATGGCCAACCGTGACAACGCCGATCCGTCTGGCCTCGGTAACACGTTAGGTTGGGCCTGGGCGTGGCCGCTGAACCGCCGCGTGCTGTATAACCGCGCTTCCGCCGATCCACAGGGTAAACCGTGGGATCCGAAACGGATGCTGATCCAGTGGAACGGCGCGAAATGGACGGGTAACGATATTCCGGACTTCAATACTGCTCCACCGGGCAGCGCAACCGGGCCGTTTATCATGCAGCCGGAAGGGCTGGGACGTCTGTTCGCGATTGATAAAATGGCGGAAGGACCGTTCCCGGAACACTATGAGCCGGTTGAAACGCCGCTGGGAACCAACCCGCTGCATCCGAACGTCATTTCCAATCCGGCGGTGCGTTTGTATGAAGAAGATGCCTTGCGCCTGGGTAAAAAGGACGAGTTCCCGTATGTCGGTACCACCTACCGTCTGACGGAACATTTCCACACCTGGACCAAGCACGCATTGCTGAATGCCATCGCCCAGCCAGAGCAGTTTGTGGAAATCAGCGAAACACTGGCCGCCGCGAAGGGTATCGCCAACGGTGACTACGTGAAAGTCAGCAGCAAGCGCGGATTTATTCGTGCCGTTGCGGTGGTCACACGCCGTCTGCGCACCTTGCAGGTTAACGGTCAGCAGGTTGAAACGGTGGGTATCCCGATTCACTGGGGCTTTGAAGGGGTCGCGCGTAAAGGCTATATCGCCAACACTCTGACGCCGAACGTCGGTGATGCAAACTCGCAAACGCCGGAATACAAAGCGTTTTTAGTTAACATCGAGAAGGCGTAAGGGAGGCGAACATATGTCTTTGGAAACGCAGGACATCATCAAACGGTCCGCAACAAACGCCATCACGCCGCCTCCCCAGGCGCGTGATTACAAGGCTGAAGTCGCCAAACTGATCGACGTTTCCACCTGCATAGGCTGTAAAGCCTGCCAGGTGGCGTGTTCGGAGTGGAACGACATTCGCGATGAGGTTGGGCATTGTGTTGGGGTGTATGACAACCCTGCCGATCTGAGCGCGAAATCCTGGACGGTGATGCGCTTTAGCGAAACCGAGCAAAACGGCAAGCTGGAGTGGTTGATCCGTAAAGACGGCTGTATGCACTGTGAAGATCCGGGCTGTCTGAAGGCGTGCCCGTCTGCCGGGGCAATCATCCAGTACGCTAACGGGATTGTTGATTTTCAGTCTGAACACTGCATTGGCTGTGGCTACTGCATTGCCGGGTGTCCGTTTAATGTACCGCGCCTCAATAAAGAGGATAACCGCGTCTATAAATGTACACTCTGCGTCGATCGCGTCAGTGTCGGCCAGGAGCCTGCGTGCGTGAAAACGTGCCCGACGGGGGCGATTCATTTCGGCACCAAGCAAGAGATGCTGGAAATGGCCGAGCAGCGCGTGGAAAAACTCAAAGCGCGTGGGTACGAACATGCCGGTGTTTATAACCCACAGGGTGTGGGTGGGACACACGTGATGTATGTACTGCATCATGCTAACCAGCCAGAGTTGTATCACGGTTTGCCGAAGGACCCGAAAGTCGACACCTCAATCAACCTGTGGAAAGGGGCGTTGAAACCGTTGGCGGCAGCAGGGTTTATCGCCACCTTCGCCGGACTGATTTACCACTACATTGGTATTGGCCCGAACAAAGAAGTGGACGACGAAGAGGAGGATCATCATGAGTAAGTCAAAAATGATAGTGCGCACGAAATTTATCGACCGCGCCTGTCACTGGACGGTGGTGATCTGTTTCTTCCTGGTGGCGCTGTCGGGAATTTCGTTTTTCTTCCCAACGCTGCAATGGCTGACGCAAACCTTCGGTACGCCGCAGATGGGGCGCATTCTGCACCCGTTCTTCGGCATCGCGATCTTCGTCGCGCTGATGTTTATGTTCTTTCGTTTTGTACAACACAACATCCCGGATAAGAAAGACATTCCGTGGCTGAAGAATATTGTGGAAGTGCTGAAGGGCAATGAACACAAAGTGGCGGACGTGGGTAAGTATAACGCCGGGCAGAAAATGATGTTCTGGTCGATCATGAGCATGATTTTCGTTCTGCTGGTGACCGGCGTCATTATCTGGCGTCCGTACTTCGCGCAGTTCTTCCCGATGCAGGTGGTGCGTTACAGCCTGCTGATCCACGCGGCGGCGGGCATTATTCTGATGCACGCCATCCTCATCCATATGTACATGGCATTCTGGGTGAAAGGTTCGATCAAAGGCATGGTCGAAGGGAAGGTCAGCCGTCGCTGGGCGAAGAAACACCATCCGCGCTGGTATCGCGACGTCGAGAAAGCCGAAGCCAAAAAAGAGAGTGAAGAAGGGTTATAATCTCTTTTGACTCTATACAGTAAAAATGGCGCTGAAAAAGGCGCCATTTTTTTATCAAACACGGAGGTTATCATGCACACACGTCCTTCATCCAGGCTCATTGTTCTGAGTTCTGATAACCGGGTACTTCTGTTTCGTTTTGAGCATACAAATGATGCGCTGGCTGGACGGTCATATTGGGCAACACCTGGCGGTGGGCTGGAAAGTGCCGAATCATTTGAAGAGGCAGCATTAAGGGAATTATATGAAGAAACCGGAATCTTACGCGAATTTGCGGGACCGCAGATAGCCAAAAGAAGCTTCACGATGATGTTACCCAGTGGAGAAAGCGTTATTGCTGATGAGCGTTTCTTTTTGATTCGTGTTGAAGGTAAAGAGGCCGAATTTTCTGGCTGGAGCAACCATGAAAAGGCCGTTATCGGCGATCACCGCTGGTGGTCATTAAATGAGTTACGCCATACAGAGGATACGGTGTATCCACTGGATTTGGTGATTGATATCCTTTTGCAGCAAGAAATCCAGGCTCCGGGCCTTAACGATTGATTATTGCGCTGCCAGATGACGGAGCCTTGAAATATCAACGGTTTTTTCGGCTTCTGTCAGACTCCAGGCGGTTTGCAGATTCAGCCACATTTGCGGTGAGCTGCCGATCACCACGGAGAGCTTAATCGCCATTTCTGGGGTTAGCGCCGCTTTTCCGGTTAGCAACCGGCTTGCTGTAGAGGGAGCAATGTCCATTGCTCTGGCAAATTCGCGCAGACTGACGTTAAGTTCGTTCAGCGCTTCCTGAATAATGTCTCCCGGGCGGGGATGATTTGCCATTTTCATGCGTGATAGTCCTCGTAATCCAGTAGGTATGCATCGCCATTGACGAACTCAAAGGTTATTCGCCAGTTCCCCGAGACAGATATCGCCCAAACGCCATCACGATCGCCGCTCAACGGGTGCAGCCTGTAGCCAGGCATGTCGATATCGTTAATATGGCAGGCGGCATCAATAACAGCGAGACGGTGACGCAATCGTTTTACCTGCGTTGCCAGAACGCCTGACGTGCGCCCATGAAGAAACAAGTCACGCAATCCCTTGTGTCTGAAACTCATGATCATCCAAATCATTCT
This Citrobacter enshiensis DNA region includes the following protein-coding sequences:
- the fdnH gene encoding formate dehydrogenase N subunit beta, which encodes MSLETQDIIKRSATNAITPPPQARDYKAEVAKLIDVSTCIGCKACQVACSEWNDIRDEVGHCVGVYDNPADLSAKSWTVMRFSETEQNGKLEWLIRKDGCMHCEDPGCLKACPSAGAIIQYANGIVDFQSEHCIGCGYCIAGCPFNVPRLNKEDNRVYKCTLCVDRVSVGQEPACVKTCPTGAIHFGTKQEMLEMAEQRVEKLKARGYEHAGVYNPQGVGGTHVMYVLHHANQPELYHGLPKDPKVDTSINLWKGALKPLAAAGFIATFAGLIYHYIGIGPNKEVDDEEEDHHE
- the yddG gene encoding aromatic amino acid efflux DMT transporter YddG; the encoded protein is MTRKKATLIGLIAIVLWSTMVGLIRGVSEGLGPVGGAAMIYSLSGLLLIFTVGFPNIRHFPVRYLIAGSFLFVTYEICLALSLGYAVTRHQAIEVGMVNYLWPSLTILFAILFNGQKTTWLVIPGLIVALTGVCWVLGGENGLNPGEIISNVATSPLSYFLAFLGAFIWATYCTVTNKYARGFNGITVFVLLTAASLWVHYLLTPQPEMHFTLPVTIKLFSAALTLGFAYAAWNVGILHGNVTIMAVGSYFTPVMSSALAAVLLSAPLSFSFWQGAIMVCVGSLLCWLATRRA
- a CDS encoding NUDIX hydrolase, with protein sequence MHTRPSSRLIVLSSDNRVLLFRFEHTNDALAGRSYWATPGGGLESAESFEEAALRELYEETGILREFAGPQIAKRSFTMMLPSGESVIADERFFLIRVEGKEAEFSGWSNHEKAVIGDHRWWSLNELRHTEDTVYPLDLVIDILLQQEIQAPGLND
- the fdnI gene encoding formate dehydrogenase-N subunit gamma, yielding MSKSKMIVRTKFIDRACHWTVVICFFLVALSGISFFFPTLQWLTQTFGTPQMGRILHPFFGIAIFVALMFMFFRFVQHNIPDKKDIPWLKNIVEVLKGNEHKVADVGKYNAGQKMMFWSIMSMIFVLLVTGVIIWRPYFAQFFPMQVVRYSLLIHAAAGIILMHAILIHMYMAFWVKGSIKGMVEGKVSRRWAKKHHPRWYRDVEKAEAKKESEEGL
- the fdnG gene encoding formate dehydrogenase-N subunit alpha, yielding MDVSRRQFFKICAGGMAGTTVAALGFAPKSALAQARNYKLLRAKEIRNSCTYCSVGCGLLMYSLGDGAKNAKEAIYHIEGDPDHPVSRGALCPKGAGLLDYVHSENRLRYPQYRAAGSDKWQRISWDEAFSRIAKLMKADRDANFIEKNEQGVTVNRWLSTGMLCASAASNETGMLTQKFVRSLGMLAVDNQARVUHGPTVASLAPTFGRGAMTNHWVDIKNANVVMVMGGNAAEAHPVGFRWAMEAKNNNDATLIVVDPRFTRTASVADIYAPIRSGTDITFLSGVLLYLIENQKINAEYVKHYTNASLLVRDDFAFDDGLFSGYDAKKRQYDKSSWNYQFDENGYAKRDDTLSHPRCVWNLLKQHVSRYTPDVVENICGTPKADFLKVCEVLASTSAADRTTTFLYALGWTQHTVGAQNIRTMAMIQLLLGNMGMAGGGVNALRGHSNIQGLTDLGLLSTSLSGYLTLPSEKQTDLQTYLQANTPKATLADQVNYWGNYPKFFVSLMKSFYGDAAQKENDWGFEWLPKWDQSYDVIKYFNMMDSGKVTGYICQGFNPVASFPDKNKVVQSLSKLKYMVVIDPLVTETSTFWQNHGESNDVDPASIQTEVFRLPSTCFAEEDGSIANSGRWLQWHWKGQDAPGEARNDGEILAGIYHCLRDLYRNEGGKGVEPLLKMSWNYKQPDHPESEEVAKENNGYALADLYDANGVLIAKKGQLLSSFAQLRDDGTTASSCWIYTGSWTEQGNQMANRDNADPSGLGNTLGWAWAWPLNRRVLYNRASADPQGKPWDPKRMLIQWNGAKWTGNDIPDFNTAPPGSATGPFIMQPEGLGRLFAIDKMAEGPFPEHYEPVETPLGTNPLHPNVISNPAVRLYEEDALRLGKKDEFPYVGTTYRLTEHFHTWTKHALLNAIAQPEQFVEISETLAAAKGIANGDYVKVSSKRGFIRAVAVVTRRLRTLQVNGQQVETVGIPIHWGFEGVARKGYIANTLTPNVGDANSQTPEYKAFLVNIEKA
- a CDS encoding HigA family addiction module antitoxin; its protein translation is MKMANHPRPGDIIQEALNELNVSLREFARAMDIAPSTASRLLTGKAALTPEMAIKLSVVIGSSPQMWLNLQTAWSLTEAEKTVDISRLRHLAAQ
- a CDS encoding type II toxin-antitoxin system RelE/ParE family toxin, with protein sequence MIMSFRHKGLRDLFLHGRTSGVLATQVKRLRHRLAVIDAACHINDIDMPGYRLHPLSGDRDGVWAISVSGNWRITFEFVNGDAYLLDYEDYHA